One genomic segment of Hevea brasiliensis isolate MT/VB/25A 57/8 chromosome 3, ASM3005281v1, whole genome shotgun sequence includes these proteins:
- the LOC110665585 gene encoding uncharacterized protein LOC110665585 isoform X2, which yields MSVTQFAMVEELAFLVRDNLPCKHLMLSMEESLVNFLQDDTCADGILELEPMDPYSRLLLHRLADIFGPSILVSDILFQYEESQPLTTSHQLLRRNNAPPVLKAKSPSFLTLEEREAAYLAARERIFSMNEEEMKEPQKQKPRSVPVVARRMIAHALGQKISPWNQDASVKNCKGHEVQTTELNVPDKNKIDPNSGLEGLKEASVQPVKNIDPLRKAKSNNHDCNASSPAQRNLPHEPFGRSSTNGSSRNRVKEYSKEEHLGAAKRMFANALGLQSTKGGLARCTAAKQVDLE from the exons ATGAGCGTCACCCAATTTGCCATG GTGGAGGAATTGGCTTTTCTTGTGAGGGATAATCTTCCTTGCAAGCATCTCATGCTTTCCATGGAAGAGTCTTTGGTTAACTTCCTTCAGGATGATACATG TGCAGATGGGATCCTAGAGTTGGAGCCAATGGATCCGTACAGTCGCCTTCTCCTGCATCGCCTTGCAGATATATTTGG ACCTTCTATCCTTGTAAGTGACATCTTGTTTCAGTATGAAGAATCTCAGCCTCTTACAACATCACACCAATTATTGAGGAGAAACAATGCTCCTCCAG TATTGAAGGCAAAGTCACCTTCTTTCCTTACACTGGAGGAGAGAGAAGCAGCTTATTTGGCAGCTCGTGAACGAATTTTTTCAATGAATGAGGAAGAGATGAAAGAGCCTCAGAAGCAGAAGCCACGAAGTGTGCCTGTGGTTGCCCGTCGAATGATTGCTCATGCATTGGGCCAAAAAATAAGTCCATGGAATCAAGATGCTTCTGTTAAGAATTGCAAAGGACATGAAGTTCAGACCACTGAGTTGAATGTTCCAGACAAGAATAAAATTGATCCCAATTCTGGTTTGGAAGGCCTTAAGGAAGCCAGTGTCCAGCCTGTGAAAAATATCGATCCACTTCGTAAAGCGAAGAGCAATAACCATGACTGCAATGCATCATCACCTGCTCAGAGGAATTTGCCCCATGAGCCATTTGGAAGGAGTTCTACTAATGGATCAAGTAGAAATCGTGTCAAGGAATACTCAAAAGAGGAACACTTGGGAGCTGCAAAGAGGATGTTTGCTAACGCCTTGGGACTGCAATCGACCAAGGGTGGTCTTGCGAGATGCACTGCAGCAAAGCAAGTTGACTTGGAGTGA
- the LOC110665585 gene encoding uncharacterized protein LOC110665585 isoform X4 — MIHDGILELEPMDPYSRLLLHRLADIFGFAHVSVGEGDERHLVLERCSETSIPSILVSDILFQYEESQPLTTSHQLLRRNNAPPVLKAKSPSFLTLEEREAAYLAARERIFSMNEEEMKEPQKQKPRSVPVVARRMIAHALGQKISPWNQDASVKNCKGHEVQTTELNVPDKNKIDPNSGLEGLKEASVQPVKNIDPLRKAKSNNHDCNASSPAQRNLPHEPFGRSSTNGSSRNRVKEYSKEEHLGAAKRMFANALGLQSTKGGLARCTAAKQVDLE; from the exons ATGATACATG ATGGGATCCTAGAGTTGGAGCCAATGGATCCGTACAGTCGCCTTCTCCTGCATCGCCTTGCAGATATATTTGG ATTTGCTCATGTGTCTGTTGGTGAAGGAGATGAGCGGCATTTAGTTTTAGAGCGATGCTCAGAGACATCAAT ACCTTCTATCCTTGTAAGTGACATCTTGTTTCAGTATGAAGAATCTCAGCCTCTTACAACATCACACCAATTATTGAGGAGAAACAATGCTCCTCCAG TATTGAAGGCAAAGTCACCTTCTTTCCTTACACTGGAGGAGAGAGAAGCAGCTTATTTGGCAGCTCGTGAACGAATTTTTTCAATGAATGAGGAAGAGATGAAAGAGCCTCAGAAGCAGAAGCCACGAAGTGTGCCTGTGGTTGCCCGTCGAATGATTGCTCATGCATTGGGCCAAAAAATAAGTCCATGGAATCAAGATGCTTCTGTTAAGAATTGCAAAGGACATGAAGTTCAGACCACTGAGTTGAATGTTCCAGACAAGAATAAAATTGATCCCAATTCTGGTTTGGAAGGCCTTAAGGAAGCCAGTGTCCAGCCTGTGAAAAATATCGATCCACTTCGTAAAGCGAAGAGCAATAACCATGACTGCAATGCATCATCACCTGCTCAGAGGAATTTGCCCCATGAGCCATTTGGAAGGAGTTCTACTAATGGATCAAGTAGAAATCGTGTCAAGGAATACTCAAAAGAGGAACACTTGGGAGCTGCAAAGAGGATGTTTGCTAACGCCTTGGGACTGCAATCGACCAAGGGTGGTCTTGCGAGATGCACTGCAGCAAAGCAAGTTGACTTGGAGTGA
- the LOC110666676 gene encoding protein TRIGALACTOSYLDIACYLGLYCEROL 3, chloroplastic-like produces MASLSGSMLFPATLPHGSTRSTRFSIWSAGTITSLCYKPRNEQRKVVCACMAPPWNIGSDEYPATKFNNLYKSEHLETVMEPEDDSDVLIECKNVYKSFGEKDILRGVSFKIRHGEAVGIIGPSGTGKSTILKIIAGLLAPDKMNNQDGEVYIRGRKRDGLISDQDISGLRIGLVFQSAALFDSLTVRENVGFLLYENSNMGEEQISELVKETLAAVGLKGVEDRLPSELSGGMKKRVALAGSIICDITKESIEPEVLLYDEPTAGLDPIASTVVEDLIRSVHMIEEDAVGKPGKIASYMVVAHQHSTIGRAVDRLLFLYEGKIVWQGITHEFTASTNPIVQQFASGSLDGPIRY; encoded by the exons ATGGCTTCCTTGTCTGGATCAATGTTGTTTCCTGCTACATTACCGCATGGTTCTACTCGGTCTACTAGATTCTCTATTTGGAGTGCGGGCACAATCACTTCGTTATGTTATAAACCGAGAAATGAGCAGAGAAAAGTTGTGTGTGCTTGTATGGCACCTCCGTGGAACATAGGCAGTGATGAATATCCTGCAACAAAATTCAAT AATTTGTATAAATCAGAGCATTTGGAGACGGTAATGGAACCGGAGGATGATTCTGATGTTCTAATTGAATGTAAAAATGTCTACAAGTCATTTGGGGAGAAGGATATTCTGAGAGGTGTGAGCTTCAAG ATTAGACATGGTGAAGCAGTTGGTATTATTGGACCTTCAGGGACTGGGAAATCTACAATATTGAAGATTATTGCAGGACTTCTTGCTCCAGACAAGATGAATAATCAGGAT GGGGAGGTTTATATCCGAGGTAGAAAGAGAGATGGTTTAATTAGTGATCAGGATATATCAGGGCTTcgaattggattg GTGTTTCAAAGTGCAGCTCTTTTCGATTCTTTGACTGTACGTGAAAATGTTGGTTTCCTATT ATATGAAAACTCAAACATGGGAGAGGAACAAATCTCAGAGCTTGTAAAGGAAACATTGGCTGCTGTAGGTTTGAAG ggAGTTGAAGATCGATTACCTTCAGAGTTGTCAGGTGGAATGAAGAAAAGAGTTGCCTTGGCTGGCTCTATAATTTGTGATATCACAAAGGAGTCAATAGAGCCAGAG GTGCTTTTGTATGATGAACCAACTGCTGGACTTGATCCAATTGCATCTACTGTAGTAGAAGACCTCATCCGTTCTGTCCATATGATAGAAGAAGATGCAGTTGGGAAGCCAGGGAAAATTGCATCTTATATGGTTGTTGCTCATCAACATAGCACCATTGGGAGGGCTGTTGACAG GTTGTTGTTTCTTTATGAAGGAAAGATTGTTTGGCAAGGGATAACTCATG
- the LOC110665585 gene encoding uncharacterized protein LOC110665585 isoform X3: MCRWDPRVGANGSVQSPSPASPCRYIWGYKRNTVLFGARFAHVSVGEGDERHLVLERCSETSIPSILVSDILFQYEESQPLTTSHQLLRRNNAPPVLKAKSPSFLTLEEREAAYLAARERIFSMNEEEMKEPQKQKPRSVPVVARRMIAHALGQKISPWNQDASVKNCKGHEVQTTELNVPDKNKIDPNSGLEGLKEASVQPVKNIDPLRKAKSNNHDCNASSPAQRNLPHEPFGRSSTNGSSRNRVKEYSKEEHLGAAKRMFANALGLQSTKGGLARCTAAKQVDLE, from the exons ATG TGCAGATGGGATCCTAGAGTTGGAGCCAATGGATCCGTACAGTCGCCTTCTCCTGCATCGCCTTGCAGATATATTTGG ggtTACAAGCGTAATACTGTTTTGTTTGGTGCTAGATTTGCTCATGTGTCTGTTGGTGAAGGAGATGAGCGGCATTTAGTTTTAGAGCGATGCTCAGAGACATCAAT ACCTTCTATCCTTGTAAGTGACATCTTGTTTCAGTATGAAGAATCTCAGCCTCTTACAACATCACACCAATTATTGAGGAGAAACAATGCTCCTCCAG TATTGAAGGCAAAGTCACCTTCTTTCCTTACACTGGAGGAGAGAGAAGCAGCTTATTTGGCAGCTCGTGAACGAATTTTTTCAATGAATGAGGAAGAGATGAAAGAGCCTCAGAAGCAGAAGCCACGAAGTGTGCCTGTGGTTGCCCGTCGAATGATTGCTCATGCATTGGGCCAAAAAATAAGTCCATGGAATCAAGATGCTTCTGTTAAGAATTGCAAAGGACATGAAGTTCAGACCACTGAGTTGAATGTTCCAGACAAGAATAAAATTGATCCCAATTCTGGTTTGGAAGGCCTTAAGGAAGCCAGTGTCCAGCCTGTGAAAAATATCGATCCACTTCGTAAAGCGAAGAGCAATAACCATGACTGCAATGCATCATCACCTGCTCAGAGGAATTTGCCCCATGAGCCATTTGGAAGGAGTTCTACTAATGGATCAAGTAGAAATCGTGTCAAGGAATACTCAAAAGAGGAACACTTGGGAGCTGCAAAGAGGATGTTTGCTAACGCCTTGGGACTGCAATCGACCAAGGGTGGTCTTGCGAGATGCACTGCAGCAAAGCAAGTTGACTTGGAGTGA
- the LOC110665585 gene encoding uncharacterized protein LOC110665585 isoform X1 produces MSVTQFAMVEELAFLVRDNLPCKHLMLSMEESLVNFLQDDTCADGILELEPMDPYSRLLLHRLADIFGFAHVSVGEGDERHLVLERCSETSIPSILVSDILFQYEESQPLTTSHQLLRRNNAPPVLKAKSPSFLTLEEREAAYLAARERIFSMNEEEMKEPQKQKPRSVPVVARRMIAHALGQKISPWNQDASVKNCKGHEVQTTELNVPDKNKIDPNSGLEGLKEASVQPVKNIDPLRKAKSNNHDCNASSPAQRNLPHEPFGRSSTNGSSRNRVKEYSKEEHLGAAKRMFANALGLQSTKGGLARCTAAKQVDLE; encoded by the exons ATGAGCGTCACCCAATTTGCCATG GTGGAGGAATTGGCTTTTCTTGTGAGGGATAATCTTCCTTGCAAGCATCTCATGCTTTCCATGGAAGAGTCTTTGGTTAACTTCCTTCAGGATGATACATG TGCAGATGGGATCCTAGAGTTGGAGCCAATGGATCCGTACAGTCGCCTTCTCCTGCATCGCCTTGCAGATATATTTGG ATTTGCTCATGTGTCTGTTGGTGAAGGAGATGAGCGGCATTTAGTTTTAGAGCGATGCTCAGAGACATCAAT ACCTTCTATCCTTGTAAGTGACATCTTGTTTCAGTATGAAGAATCTCAGCCTCTTACAACATCACACCAATTATTGAGGAGAAACAATGCTCCTCCAG TATTGAAGGCAAAGTCACCTTCTTTCCTTACACTGGAGGAGAGAGAAGCAGCTTATTTGGCAGCTCGTGAACGAATTTTTTCAATGAATGAGGAAGAGATGAAAGAGCCTCAGAAGCAGAAGCCACGAAGTGTGCCTGTGGTTGCCCGTCGAATGATTGCTCATGCATTGGGCCAAAAAATAAGTCCATGGAATCAAGATGCTTCTGTTAAGAATTGCAAAGGACATGAAGTTCAGACCACTGAGTTGAATGTTCCAGACAAGAATAAAATTGATCCCAATTCTGGTTTGGAAGGCCTTAAGGAAGCCAGTGTCCAGCCTGTGAAAAATATCGATCCACTTCGTAAAGCGAAGAGCAATAACCATGACTGCAATGCATCATCACCTGCTCAGAGGAATTTGCCCCATGAGCCATTTGGAAGGAGTTCTACTAATGGATCAAGTAGAAATCGTGTCAAGGAATACTCAAAAGAGGAACACTTGGGAGCTGCAAAGAGGATGTTTGCTAACGCCTTGGGACTGCAATCGACCAAGGGTGGTCTTGCGAGATGCACTGCAGCAAAGCAAGTTGACTTGGAGTGA